Part of the Halanaerobiales bacterium genome is shown below.
TCCAAAAAGGCAGGTCTCCTGACTTCCAGTTTTAACATTCTTCTTTACCTTCCCCGTAAAAACGAGTGGTATTATAAGAAGGACTTACTGGTTACAGTGGCGGGCCCGTTCAGGTTTTTCACCTGATTCCCTATTCTCCCCGGACCGTGGTCCGAGGCACCTTTTTGTACTTAATATTTAATTTTCGAATCAAATTTTAAAATTATCTTAAAGTATAATAATATCTTTCTATACCATAATAAACGATTACTATTAAAAAATCAAATTTTTTATAAAATATTTTTTTCATTAAGTTTTTTATCTAAATATCCTACAAATTCTTCTGCCTTTTCTTCTGGAGCTTCTGTAAACATACTAACAACTAAAAATACCAATACAGTTACTATTAAAGTCCAGACTCCTGGCCAGTGTCCTAAAGGCTTTAATCCACTGAATTGTAGGTAAATAGCAGTGACCGAACCTAAAATAATACTGGACAATGCCCCGGCGGCTGTAGCTTTTTTCCAGAAAAAAGCTCCAAAAATTGAAGGGACAACTACTAATAACCCTACAGATGATGATACAGATAAAGTTGCAATTAAATCAAGTTTCTGACTGGCAAATAAAAGGCCAATAAATGCAATTATAATTATAACTATTTTACCAATTCTTAACTGTTTTATATTTTCTTCATCTCCCAGATTAGCAAACAAATCTCTTACTACAAGAGATGATAGAGTTAACATAATAGAATCTATAGTTGAGATTGCAGCTGCTGTTATACCAATCATTGCTACAAGACCTAAAACTAGAGGTACATATTCAGAACCAAGTAAAGCAGGAGTAGCCATATCTGCCTGTTCCAGACCAGGGATAAGTAACTTTGTGGAAAATCCCCATAAAACAGAAACTACAGTGTAAATAAATCCAAAAGCCAAAAATCCTTTAATCATTGTTTTCATTGCTTTTAAAGAACGGGGAATAAAAAGACGTTGACTTACCTGAGGATTGGAAATAGAAAAGAAAAACCAGGGTAAAGTCAATCCAAGAAAAGCTTTAAAATTAAAAAAACCTGGTCCAGGAACTGTTAAAAAATCTGGATATTCAGTTTTTATACTTCCAAAAAAGCTTACAAAACCACCTAAATGTTTATAAATAATAAAAAATAAAATTATAATACTGACTACGATCATAATTAATGACTGCAGAGAATCTGTCCAGGTTACAGATCGCATACCGGCAATTAAAGCCCAGGCTATCGCCAATAAAGCAGCAATTATAACTCCGGCCATAAAGGGGATACTTCCCCCTGATAAACCTGTCATTAAATAACCTACACCCATTAGCTGTACTGCTAAATAAGGAATTAGAAAAACACAGGCAGTAACTGCAGCAATCACTGCTATCCATTGATTATCATATCTATCTCCTAACATTTCATAAGGTGAAACATAATTGAATTTTTTCCCTACAAGCCAAAAACGCGGACCAAAAAAGGCAACAAGTGATAGACCGGAAAGATAAATCAACTCAAAACCT
Proteins encoded:
- a CDS encoding sodium:solute symporter family protein, which codes for GFELIYLSGLSLVAFFGPRFWLVGKKFNYVSPYEMLGDRYDNQWIAVIAAVTACVFLIPYLAVQLMGVGYLMTGLSGGSIPFMAGVIIAALLAIAWALIAGMRSVTWTDSLQSLIMIVVSIIILFFIIYKHLGGFVSFFGSIKTEYPDFLTVPGPGFFNFKAFLGLTLPWFFFSISNPQVSQRLFIPRSLKAMKTMIKGFLAFGFIYTVVSVLWGFSTKLLIPGLEQADMATPALLGSEYVPLVLGLVAMIGITAAAISTIDSIMLTLSSLVVRDLFANLGDEENIKQLRIGKIVIIIIAFIGLLFASQKLDLIATLSVSSSVGLLVVVPSIFGAFFWKKATAAGALSSIILGSVTAIYLQFSGLKPLGHWPGVWTLIVTVLVFLVVSMFTEAPEEKAEEFVGYLDKKLNEKNIL